From a single Rhodococcus qingshengii JCM 15477 genomic region:
- a CDS encoding flavin-containing monooxygenase, whose translation MTDPDFSTAPLDVVVIGAGVAGMYAMHRLREQGLRVHGFEAGSGVGGTWYFNRYPGARCDVESFDYSYSFSEELQQDWDWSEKYAAQPEILSYLDHVADRFDLRSGFTFDTRVLSAQFDEDSSTWRVHTDGGHDVTSRFVVCATGSLSTANVPNIAGRETFGGEVFHTGFWPHEGVDFTGKRVGVIGTGSSGIQSVPLIAEQADHLFVFQRSANYSVPAGNTPLDDKRRAEIKADYAERRALSKRSGGGSPFVSDPRSALEVSEAERNAAYEERWKLGGVLFAKTFADQTSNIDANATAAAFAEAKIRSVVEDQAIADLLIPNDHPIGTKRIVTDTDYYQSYNRDNVSLVDLKSAPIEAIDEAGIKTTDSHYELDALVFATGFDAMTGALDRIEIRGRNGETLRENWHAGPRTYLGLGVHGFPNLFIVTGPGSPSVLSNMILAAEQHVDWIADAINHLDSAGIDTIEPSAEAVDNWLEECSRRASATLFPSANSWYMGANIPGKPRIFMPFIGGFGVYSDICADVAAAGYRGFELNSAVHA comes from the coding sequence ATGACCGATCCTGACTTCTCCACCGCACCACTCGACGTCGTAGTCATCGGCGCCGGCGTCGCCGGCATGTACGCCATGCACCGACTTCGCGAGCAGGGGCTGCGTGTCCACGGCTTCGAGGCGGGCTCCGGAGTGGGCGGCACGTGGTACTTCAACCGCTACCCGGGCGCACGCTGCGATGTCGAGAGTTTCGACTACTCCTACTCGTTCTCCGAAGAGTTGCAACAGGATTGGGACTGGAGCGAGAAGTACGCCGCGCAGCCGGAGATCCTGTCCTACCTCGATCACGTCGCCGATCGCTTCGACCTACGCAGTGGGTTCACTTTCGATACCCGTGTCCTGAGCGCACAGTTCGACGAGGACTCGTCGACGTGGCGAGTGCACACCGACGGTGGTCATGACGTCACCTCGCGGTTCGTGGTGTGCGCCACGGGCAGCCTCTCGACCGCGAACGTTCCGAACATTGCAGGTCGCGAGACTTTCGGCGGTGAGGTCTTCCACACCGGCTTCTGGCCGCACGAGGGCGTCGATTTCACCGGCAAGCGAGTGGGAGTGATCGGCACCGGATCGTCGGGCATCCAGTCCGTTCCGTTGATCGCCGAGCAGGCCGATCACCTCTTCGTGTTCCAGCGGTCCGCGAATTACAGTGTGCCGGCGGGAAACACGCCTCTCGATGACAAACGACGCGCAGAGATCAAGGCCGACTACGCCGAGCGTCGAGCGCTGTCCAAGCGCAGTGGCGGTGGATCTCCGTTCGTTTCGGATCCTCGCAGCGCGCTCGAGGTATCCGAGGCCGAGAGAAACGCGGCCTACGAGGAGCGGTGGAAGCTCGGCGGTGTCCTGTTCGCCAAAACCTTCGCCGACCAGACCAGCAACATCGACGCCAACGCGACGGCGGCCGCATTTGCCGAGGCCAAGATCAGATCGGTGGTCGAAGATCAGGCCATCGCCGACCTGCTGATCCCGAACGACCACCCCATCGGGACCAAGCGGATCGTGACGGACACCGACTACTACCAGAGCTACAACCGTGACAACGTGAGCCTGGTCGATCTCAAGAGCGCACCGATCGAGGCAATCGACGAGGCCGGGATCAAGACGACCGACTCGCACTACGAACTCGACGCATTGGTGTTCGCCACCGGTTTCGATGCGATGACCGGGGCACTCGATCGCATCGAGATCCGTGGCCGCAACGGCGAGACCTTGCGAGAGAACTGGCATGCGGGTCCGAGAACCTATCTTGGTTTGGGAGTTCACGGCTTCCCGAACCTGTTCATCGTCACCGGCCCGGGCAGCCCGAGTGTGCTGTCCAACATGATTCTCGCTGCCGAACAGCACGTCGACTGGATCGCCGACGCGATCAACCACCTCGATTCGGCGGGCATCGACACCATCGAGCCGAGTGCCGAAGCCGTGGACAACTGGCTCGAGGAGTGCTCACGCCGGGCGTCGGCAACATTGTTCCCATCCGCGAACTCCTGGTACATGGGAGCCAACATCCCGGGAAAGCCGAGGATATTCATGCCCTTCATCGGAGGCTTCGGTGTCTATTCCGACATCTGTGCAGACGTGGCAGCAGCGGGATACCGAGGCTTCGAGCTGAACAGCGCGGTGCACGCATGA
- a CDS encoding mycofactocin-coupled SDR family oxidoreductase, producing MSRLEGKRVLVTGAAGGMGRSHCERLAEEGASVIALDVEQAQSGLAETAQAVRDRGGVAVTGVADIRDFDGLAAVVAECVTELGGLDVVVANAGVYDTPGPSWTIDPAVWNRSLDVNLTGAWHTVKACVPHFGDGGSVVLVSSTAGIKGIAGASHYSAAKHSVVGLARTLANELGAQSIRVNSVHPGSVRTPMIINERVFANLCPDIENPTEADAAAVLSARNLLPVPWVDPVDVSNAVLFLASAESRYMTGCQLVVDAGLTQKV from the coding sequence ATGAGCCGGCTGGAGGGCAAGCGGGTGCTCGTGACGGGTGCTGCCGGCGGAATGGGACGCTCACACTGTGAGCGGCTCGCCGAGGAAGGCGCGTCCGTGATCGCGTTGGATGTCGAACAGGCGCAATCGGGGTTGGCGGAAACCGCTCAGGCAGTGCGTGATCGAGGCGGTGTCGCGGTCACCGGTGTGGCGGATATTCGGGACTTCGACGGTCTGGCCGCCGTCGTGGCCGAGTGCGTTACCGAACTCGGCGGGTTGGACGTCGTGGTCGCGAATGCAGGTGTGTACGACACGCCGGGACCGTCGTGGACCATCGATCCTGCAGTGTGGAACCGCTCGCTGGACGTCAATCTGACCGGGGCGTGGCACACCGTCAAGGCCTGCGTTCCGCACTTCGGTGACGGTGGATCCGTCGTTCTGGTCAGCTCGACAGCGGGAATCAAAGGTATTGCCGGAGCAAGTCATTACAGCGCAGCCAAGCACTCCGTGGTGGGCCTGGCCAGAACGCTGGCCAACGAGTTGGGGGCGCAGAGTATCCGCGTCAACTCCGTGCATCCGGGTTCGGTACGTACCCCGATGATCATCAACGAGCGAGTGTTCGCGAACCTGTGCCCGGACATCGAGAATCCCACCGAAGCAGACGCTGCTGCAGTGCTCAGCGCTCGCAACTTGCTGCCCGTTCCCTGGGTCGATCCGGTGGACGTCAGTAATGCGGTCCTGTTTCTCGCATCCGCGGAGTCCCGCTACATGACCGGCTGTCAGTTGGTTGTCGACGCCGGCCTGACCCAGAAAGTGTGA
- a CDS encoding mycofactocin-coupled SDR family oxidoreductase, with product MTSRLEGKIALITGAARGIGRAQAVRFAEEGADIIAVDVCTSVETTVTPPATEADLDETVAQIRALGRKVESAVVDVRDLEALRSAVDSAVGTLGGLDIVCATAGITSSDGALTMSETMWQTMLDVNLTGVWHTTTVAAPHLIARGGGSMTLTSSIAGLRGLVGVAHYTAAKHGVVGLMRSLAKELAPHNVRVNTVHPTNVDTLMIQNSLVRGKFRPDLENPTREEFAAAAMTMNMLAIPWIEPVDVANAALFLSSDEARYITSVALPVDAGSSSR from the coding sequence ATGACTTCTCGATTGGAAGGCAAGATCGCGCTGATCACGGGTGCGGCACGAGGAATCGGGCGGGCTCAGGCCGTGCGTTTTGCCGAAGAGGGCGCGGACATCATCGCGGTCGACGTGTGCACTTCGGTGGAAACCACAGTCACGCCGCCCGCGACGGAGGCCGATCTCGATGAGACAGTGGCGCAGATCCGGGCGCTGGGGCGAAAGGTCGAATCTGCGGTAGTGGACGTTCGGGATCTCGAGGCACTACGCAGTGCCGTGGACTCGGCCGTCGGAACGCTCGGTGGTCTCGACATCGTCTGCGCTACAGCTGGTATCACGTCCTCCGACGGGGCCCTGACCATGTCGGAAACGATGTGGCAGACCATGCTGGACGTCAATCTGACCGGCGTGTGGCACACCACGACCGTCGCGGCTCCGCACTTGATCGCGCGGGGCGGGGGATCTATGACACTCACAAGCTCCATCGCCGGACTTCGGGGGCTGGTCGGAGTCGCGCACTACACCGCAGCCAAGCATGGAGTCGTTGGTCTGATGCGTTCGCTGGCAAAGGAACTGGCTCCGCACAACGTACGCGTCAATACGGTCCATCCCACCAACGTCGACACCCTCATGATTCAAAATTCGTTGGTGCGCGGCAAGTTCCGCCCCGATCTCGAGAACCCGACGCGCGAAGAATTTGCTGCCGCAGCGATGACGATGAACATGCTCGCCATTCCGTGGATCGAACCGGTGGACGTAGCGAACGCTGCTCTGTTCCTGTCTTCCGACGAGGCTCGCTACATCACGTCGGTCGCCCTGCCGGTGGATGCAGGAAGTTCGTCCCGCTGA
- a CDS encoding FAD-dependent oxidoreductase has product MDNIVDVLVIGSGAAGSAAALQAHADGASVVILEKSGPDSAGGNTRLSGSGWFVNQDPAAARTFLRSLNGEFPVAEDVIDAWAENTHGLSDWIRSLGATVAMTGDFHSAAEFAELDGSSCYAGMDTVEGKMGNELLYRFLVSALAERGVTTLFDTEATGLLTDESGAVTGVEIRSGEKTSQIQARRGVILATGGFEANPTMVRDYLRLENPKIWGSPSATGDGHRMAQAVGADLWHMNNMMTITGIPGDLENPTGFFLALWNAHNYVFLSREGRRFTDESAEMRHGHVFREGSYQHFPVQPMNVVFDETMRLAGQLSPGRDALPVGHRVLDEGYEWSSDNQAEIDKGWILKADTLAELAEKLGLDPTVVETSVRRYNEACADGIDHSFGRNPETLAPVATAPFYAVSGSPLLGWSSGGPRRDGHSRVLDTARNPIPGLYAAGAVSSTYSAAKDGGFHIADAFAFGRVAGAHAAARKA; this is encoded by the coding sequence ATGGATAACATTGTCGACGTACTCGTCATCGGATCGGGCGCTGCCGGATCGGCCGCAGCGCTCCAAGCGCACGCCGACGGCGCATCGGTCGTGATTCTGGAAAAGAGCGGACCTGATTCCGCGGGGGGCAACACTCGACTGTCCGGCAGTGGATGGTTCGTCAACCAGGACCCCGCTGCCGCCCGAACCTTCCTGCGTTCGTTGAACGGGGAGTTCCCCGTTGCCGAGGACGTCATCGATGCCTGGGCCGAGAACACTCACGGACTGTCCGACTGGATCCGCAGTCTGGGTGCAACTGTAGCGATGACCGGCGATTTCCATTCCGCGGCAGAGTTCGCCGAACTTGACGGAAGTTCTTGTTACGCAGGGATGGACACCGTCGAAGGGAAGATGGGCAATGAACTTCTCTACCGGTTCCTCGTCTCCGCTCTCGCTGAACGCGGCGTCACAACACTATTCGACACCGAAGCCACCGGACTGCTGACGGATGAATCCGGAGCGGTGACCGGAGTCGAGATCCGTTCGGGTGAAAAGACTTCGCAGATCCAGGCACGCCGGGGCGTCATCCTTGCCACCGGAGGATTCGAAGCAAATCCGACGATGGTGCGCGACTACTTGCGTCTGGAGAATCCGAAGATCTGGGGCTCACCATCGGCAACCGGCGACGGTCACCGCATGGCACAGGCCGTGGGCGCCGATCTGTGGCACATGAACAACATGATGACCATTACGGGAATTCCCGGCGACCTCGAAAATCCGACTGGATTCTTCCTCGCACTGTGGAACGCGCACAACTATGTGTTCCTCAGCCGGGAAGGTAGACGCTTCACCGACGAGTCAGCCGAAATGCGGCATGGTCATGTGTTCAGAGAGGGTTCCTACCAACACTTTCCGGTGCAACCGATGAACGTCGTCTTCGACGAGACGATGAGGTTGGCCGGACAGCTGAGCCCCGGCCGCGACGCACTGCCCGTCGGCCACAGGGTTCTCGACGAAGGGTACGAGTGGAGCTCGGACAATCAAGCCGAGATCGACAAGGGATGGATCCTCAAGGCGGACACGCTCGCCGAACTCGCCGAGAAACTCGGACTGGACCCAACAGTCGTGGAAACGAGCGTGCGACGCTACAACGAGGCGTGCGCGGACGGCATCGACCATTCGTTCGGCCGCAATCCCGAAACTTTGGCCCCGGTGGCTACCGCTCCGTTCTACGCCGTCTCCGGGTCGCCACTGCTGGGATGGAGTAGCGGTGGGCCGCGCCGCGACGGTCATTCCCGCGTACTCGATACTGCCCGCAATCCAATTCCTGGCCTCTACGCCGCGGGCGCGGTCAGTTCCACCTACAGCGCGGCGAAGGACGGCGGATTCCACATTGCCGACGCCTTCGCATTCGGCCGTGTCGCCGGGGCCCATGCCGCCGCGCGTAAAGCTTGA
- a CDS encoding STAS domain-containing protein translates to MESYTPSYAVLRLAGELDMGQRVELVHALDRLLLVGTDIHVDLSGVTFMSSGVANAVVDAAGRGNNRIRLFAPTRAVSMIFQALGASELIAGDATSTADALGA, encoded by the coding sequence GTGGAAAGCTACACCCCTTCGTATGCGGTACTGAGACTTGCCGGAGAATTGGACATGGGTCAGCGGGTGGAATTGGTGCACGCGCTCGACCGACTTCTCCTGGTCGGAACCGATATTCACGTCGATCTCTCCGGCGTGACCTTCATGTCGTCCGGAGTGGCGAATGCCGTTGTCGATGCTGCGGGGCGTGGCAACAACCGCATTCGCTTGTTTGCCCCGACGCGAGCGGTCTCCATGATCTTTCAGGCTCTCGGCGCCTCCGAACTCATTGCGGGCGATGCCACGTCGACTGCTGATGCTCTCGGTGCTTGA
- a CDS encoding EAL domain-containing protein: MAYDTSNGSTSSNSPITQFSDVIGLEVSMQFAPIRRLDDHALAGAELQLRGPDNSSLCSAHALRRASQLMQQRSEFDSHKLAMSRTALACTVADRLPLLVAVDSASRAALNAPGIEGATRNLQRIVITVDSASVLTDPHNSLAVIREARAGGRLIALDGVGIDRHSATLLSLVEPDIIITSAELLSKAAYFEVGTTVHALGAYVERSNAIILAEGVDSESSRLAAITIGATYGTGELYPAVDDPSSLLSEPVVAMPDSPVWSDPIPEVGTPYSIVSAHSRIRRGTKRLLIQLSKSLEAQAATSGSSMLVLGTFQQAEHFTASTTARWRHLADTVGFAGVYGVGLSVMLDGKVQHAPLDPGDDLVNEWTVVTLGPHHAAMLSARDLHDNGPDLERTFDFVQTYDRTTVTQAAHSILRRYPKTNS; the protein is encoded by the coding sequence ATGGCGTATGACACCAGCAACGGTTCGACATCGTCGAATTCTCCGATCACCCAGTTCTCCGATGTGATTGGTCTGGAAGTAAGCATGCAGTTCGCACCGATACGCCGCCTCGACGACCACGCACTTGCAGGCGCCGAGTTGCAATTGCGTGGGCCTGACAATTCCTCTCTGTGTTCGGCGCATGCCCTCCGTCGCGCCTCGCAATTGATGCAGCAACGCTCGGAATTCGACAGTCACAAACTGGCCATGTCCCGTACTGCACTCGCATGCACCGTCGCGGATCGCCTGCCGTTGCTGGTGGCAGTCGACTCGGCTTCCCGAGCAGCTCTGAACGCTCCTGGTATCGAAGGAGCGACGAGAAATCTGCAACGGATCGTCATCACGGTTGACAGCGCATCGGTGCTTACCGATCCCCACAACTCTCTGGCAGTGATCAGAGAAGCCCGCGCGGGCGGTCGTCTGATTGCACTCGACGGTGTCGGCATCGACAGGCACTCGGCGACACTTCTGTCTTTGGTCGAACCCGACATCATTATCACTTCCGCTGAATTGCTTTCCAAGGCAGCATATTTCGAAGTGGGAACGACGGTGCACGCGCTCGGCGCCTACGTCGAGCGATCGAACGCGATTATCCTTGCCGAGGGTGTCGACTCGGAATCGTCCCGTCTTGCCGCAATCACCATCGGAGCCACATACGGAACGGGTGAGTTGTATCCCGCAGTCGACGATCCGAGTTCACTGTTGTCCGAACCGGTCGTCGCGATGCCCGACAGTCCGGTGTGGAGTGATCCAATCCCCGAGGTGGGCACTCCCTACTCGATCGTGTCTGCTCACAGCCGGATCCGGCGCGGTACCAAGCGTCTGTTGATCCAACTGAGTAAGTCTCTCGAAGCGCAAGCCGCCACATCGGGTTCCTCGATGCTTGTTCTGGGCACCTTTCAACAAGCCGAGCATTTCACCGCATCCACAACAGCACGGTGGCGTCACCTCGCCGATACCGTAGGGTTTGCCGGTGTGTACGGTGTCGGACTGTCCGTGATGCTCGACGGTAAAGTTCAACATGCACCGCTCGACCCGGGTGATGATCTCGTCAACGAGTGGACGGTCGTCACTCTGGGACCACACCATGCGGCGATGCTGTCGGCGCGAGATCTTCATGACAACGGTCCAGATCTCGAGCGGACCTTCGACTTCGTGCAAACCTACGATCGCACCACCGTCACCCAGGCAGCGCACTCTATTCTTCGTCGTTACCCCAAGACGAATTCGTGA
- a CDS encoding cytochrome P450, whose amino-acid sequence MSKILAAPPIRSQLRPISGNSGLPGIGQTFEYIRDPLALMQKRWDRYGEVSWFSMAGRRWVAALGPDACQEVLQNKDRAFVNSDGWSVLIGPFFHGGLMLLDSEEHLRQRRIMQQAFTRSRLEKTVDVLNPAIASALDAWTPSDGFRAYTALKALTLNLATDIFMGGAEGTTESEIDSVKKAFVDCVQAATSVIRYRVPGTRWKRGLDGRRTLENFFRRYLPARRSRETDDLFSVLCHIESDTGQRFSDGEVIDHMIFLLMAAHDTSTITISTMMQYLGQNPQWQNRCRAESLALSTSTPSYAELDQLAGLDLVMKECLRLVAPVPVMARRAVCDTQIQDHFVPAGTYVSVVPHFTHHMPQYWPDPEHFDPERFADHRREDKVHRYAWEPFGGGVHKCLGMHFAGVEIKAIMHHLLTRFDWQVAPGYTAPLNYMSLPFPSDGQPIDLKPLTTSHDR is encoded by the coding sequence ATGTCGAAAATCCTGGCCGCTCCACCCATCCGGTCGCAGTTGCGTCCCATCTCAGGCAACTCGGGACTACCCGGAATAGGGCAAACTTTCGAATACATCCGCGACCCTCTCGCTCTGATGCAAAAACGCTGGGATCGTTATGGCGAAGTCTCGTGGTTCTCGATGGCCGGTAGACGGTGGGTCGCAGCCCTCGGGCCCGACGCATGCCAAGAAGTTCTCCAGAACAAAGACCGCGCTTTTGTCAACAGCGACGGGTGGTCAGTGCTCATCGGTCCCTTCTTTCACGGGGGTCTGATGCTTCTCGACTCCGAAGAGCACCTACGACAACGACGCATCATGCAACAAGCATTCACGAGATCGCGTCTCGAAAAGACCGTGGACGTGCTGAATCCCGCGATCGCCTCCGCGCTCGACGCCTGGACTCCGTCCGATGGGTTCCGCGCCTACACCGCCCTCAAAGCTCTCACACTCAACCTGGCGACCGACATCTTCATGGGCGGCGCGGAAGGGACCACTGAAAGCGAAATCGACTCTGTGAAAAAAGCTTTCGTCGATTGCGTGCAAGCTGCAACCTCGGTGATCCGTTATCGAGTTCCCGGCACCAGATGGAAGCGCGGCCTCGACGGGCGCCGAACCCTCGAAAACTTCTTCCGCCGCTACCTACCTGCGCGCCGTTCACGCGAAACCGACGACCTGTTTTCCGTTCTCTGTCACATCGAATCAGACACCGGACAGCGCTTCAGCGACGGCGAGGTGATCGATCACATGATCTTCCTGCTGATGGCCGCACATGACACCTCCACCATCACCATCTCGACAATGATGCAATATCTCGGCCAGAATCCTCAGTGGCAGAACAGATGTCGGGCGGAATCACTCGCACTGAGTACGTCGACGCCGAGCTATGCCGAACTCGACCAACTCGCCGGCTTGGACCTGGTGATGAAAGAATGCCTCCGACTCGTCGCTCCCGTGCCGGTCATGGCTCGCCGAGCGGTGTGTGACACCCAGATACAGGACCACTTCGTACCCGCTGGGACCTACGTGTCAGTGGTGCCACATTTCACTCACCACATGCCGCAGTACTGGCCCGACCCCGAACATTTCGATCCCGAACGTTTCGCGGACCACCGACGTGAAGACAAGGTGCACCGGTATGCCTGGGAACCGTTCGGTGGAGGCGTGCACAAATGCCTCGGCATGCACTTCGCCGGCGTCGAAATCAAAGCGATCATGCACCACCTGCTCACACGCTTCGATTGGCAGGTCGCGCCCGGCTACACCGCCCCTCTCAACTACATGTCCTTGCCGTTCCCCTCCGACGGACAGCCGATCGATCTGAAACCACTCACGACTTCTCATGACCGGTAG